From Coffea arabica cultivar ET-39 chromosome 10e, Coffea Arabica ET-39 HiFi, whole genome shotgun sequence, one genomic window encodes:
- the LOC113711427 gene encoding uncharacterized protein: MDWLAHYHAQVDCRMKVVEFCIPGEATLKLDVRGMLASSALISGIRARKLVSHGARSYLAFLVNTPGEKIKLEDMPIISEYPYVFPEELGSLPPEREIEFKVDLVPGTTPISKIPYRMAPAELKELKVQLQDLLEQGFIHESESPWRALVLFIKKKDGSLRRLYCTINYHPGKANVVADALSRKAQLASSMVGEWSLLEDVCEWKPRLEPKKVIFGNIEVKLTLLDRIKEGQVKDPMVQKWVEKVKKGELRNFNLGPDGILKFRNRVVVPRDEELKREILEESHRSRYTAEIAQFVQKCLTCQQLKAEYQKPSAQSQQKSYADHRRKDLEFEIGDKVFLRITPLKGKIRAGKGKKLQPRYIGPFNILQRIGKVAYQLELPASLSWIHDVFHVSLLKKYHPDPTHILPPEDIELDESLTYEERPIQILDRKVKDLRNKQISLVKVLWKHHEVEKATWELEKDMQEKYPDLFTTKVEILNWGIAGKAV, from the exons atggattggctagctcatTACCATGCTCAAGTAGATTGTAGGATGAAGGTGGTAGAGTTTTGCATACCAGGTGAGGCAACTTTAAAGTTAGACGTAAGGGGtatgttagcctcatctgcgctCATTTCAGGAataagggctaggaaattgGTTAGTCATGGGGCACGCAGTTATTTAGCTTTTCTAGTTAACACTCCGGGAGAAAAGATTAAATTGGAAGACATGCCGATAATCAGTGAATATCCGTACGTATTTCCGGAGGAGTTGGGGTCACTGCCACCCGAAagggagattgaatttaaggttgatCTAGTACCCGGAACTACTCCCATTTCGAAAATCCCttatcgaatggcacctgctgagcttAAGGAGTTAAAGGTGCAATTGCAAGACTTGCTAGAACAGGGATTCATACATGAGAGCGAGTCACCATGGAGAGCTCTAGTGCTATTTATTAAAAAGAAGGATGGGAGTTTAAG aagattatATTGTACGATTAACTATCATCCCGGAAAAGCCaacgttgtagcagatgctttaagtcgAAAAGCTCAACTAGCAAGTTCCATGGTGGGAGAGTGGAGCTTGTTAGAAGATGTATGTGAATGGAAACCTCGTCTGGAACCGaagaaggtgatttttggaaatattgaggtGAAGTTGACACTGTTGGATCGGATTAAAGAGGGCCAAGTGAAGGACCCAATGGTGCAAAAgtgggtggaaaaagtgaagaaaggggAGTTGCGTAACTTTAACCTAGGTCCTGATGGAATCTTAAAGTTCCGAAATCGTGTCGTTGTACCTAGGGATGAGGAGTTAAAGAGGGAGATTTTGGAAGAATCTCACCGctctaggtatacg gcgGAGATTGCCCAGTTTGTACAAAAGTGTCTTACGTGCCAACAGCTGAAAGCTGAGTATCAAAAACCGTCAG CCCAAAGCCAACAGAAGAgttatgccgatcatcggaggaaggatttggagttcgagaTAGGAGATAAGGTGTTTCTTCGGATTACCCCGTTGAAAGGAAAGATTAgagcaggaaaagggaaaaaattgcAACCACGATACATAGGACCTTTCAATATACTCCAACGAATAGGAAAGGTGGCTTATCAACTTGAGTTACCAGCTAGTTTGTCTTGGATCCATGACGTTTTCCATGtttctttgcttaagaaatatcatccggaTCCGACTCACATTTTGCCACCAGAAGATATTGAACTCGACGAGTCTTTAACCTATGAAGAACGACCTATTCAAATATTGGATCGGAAGGTGAAGgacctgagaaacaagcagatttcaTTAGTAAAGGTTCTATGGAAGCATCATGAAGTGGAAAAAGCAACCTGGGAGCTAGAAAAGGACATGCAAGAGAAATATCCCGACTTGTTCACgacgaaag TTGAAATTCTGAACTGGGGAATAGCTGGTAAAGCTGTGTAA